In a single window of the Elaeis guineensis isolate ETL-2024a chromosome 6, EG11, whole genome shotgun sequence genome:
- the LOC105046467 gene encoding protein neprosin-like — protein MKVYVSMSYDLVALLLVIISLWCTETKAQATVQQLEVQQYLKRSNKPTIKSIKSPDGDIIDCVHIYHQPAFDHPLLENHTIQMRPSILPSGLYDENEAASKMEGSSIPQLWHQNGRCPEDTIPIRRAKKDEVLSVSSIERHGKKRHGTIPNATSADAQEFAVVYATGKYYGAKAIINVWNPTVAGRDEFSASALWVMAGSFDQPNTVEAGWHVDPGLYGDNKTRLFTSWTSDGYISTGCYNLLCSGFIQVNKDIALGSDISPISSYGGRQYEITLLISKDPKTGDWWLQFGNLSPLGYWPSSLFHDLSDSASLIEWGGQVVNLEEEGGQHTSTMMGSGHFPEQGFGKASYFKNIQIVDQSNNLRAPPQGTKIIATNPTCYHMRYSNNYIYYGGPGRNPNCP, from the exons ATGAAAGTGTATGTTAGCATGAGCTATGATTTGGTGGCATTATTGCTTGTGATCATCTCCTTATGGTGTACTGAGACCAAGGCACAGGCCACAGTGCAGCAATTGGAGGTTCAACAATACCTAAAGCGATCGAATAAACCTACCATCAAGAGCATAAAG aGCCCGGATGGGGATATCATAGACTGTGTACATATCTATCATCAGCCAGCCTTTGATCATCCTTTGCTCGAAAACCATACCATCCAG ATGAGGCCAAGTATCCTCCCATCAGGCCTATATGATGAGAATGAGGCAGCATCAAAGATGGAAGGTAGCTCCATACCTCAGCTTTGGCATCAAAATGGGAGGTGCCCCGAGGACACCATCCCTATTAGGAGGGCCAAGAAAGATGAGGTGCTGAGTGTCAGCTCTATCGAAAGACATGGAAAGAAGAGGCACGGGACAATCCCAAATGCCACTTCCGCAGATGCACAGGAG TTTGCGGTTGTTTATGCAACGGGCAAGTACTATGGAGCAAAGGCAATCATAAATGTGTGGAACCCGACGGTGGCAGGGCGAGATGAGTTCAGTGCAAGTGCGCTTTGGGTTATGGCGGGTTCTTTCGACCAACCCAATACCGTCGAAGCTGGCTGGCAT gttgATCCAGGCCTGTATGGAGATAATAAAACAAGGCTATTTACTTCCTGGACT AGCGATGGTTACATATCAACAGGCTGCTACAACCTACTCTGCTCTGGGTTCATTCAAGTCAACAAGGACATAGCATTGGGTTCCGATATTAGCCCTATTTCTAGCTATGGTGGACGCCAATATGAGATCACTTTACTTATTTCAAAG GATCCAAAAACTGGGGATTGGTGGTTGCAGTTTGGGAATCTGTCTCCATTGGGCTACTGGCCTTCTTCCTTGTTCCACGACTTGTCCGATAGTGCCTCCTTGATAGAATGGGGAGGGCAGGTTGTCAACCTAGAAGAAGAGGGTGGTCAGCACACCTCCACAATGATGGGCAGTGGCCATTTCCCAGAACAAGGTTTTGGCAAGGCGAGCTACTTCAAAAACATTCAAATAGTTGATCAGTCCAACAATCTTCGAGCTCCTCCTCAGGGAACTAAGATTATCGCTACGAACCCCACCTGCTATCATATGCGCTATTCAAATAATTACATCTACTATGGTGGTCCTGGTAGAAATCCCAATTGTCCATAG